One window of Chryseobacterium sp. JJR-5R genomic DNA carries:
- a CDS encoding HAMP domain-containing sensor histidine kinase, producing the protein MYKGYSLRNRVFFGFLLVCLLSVVASSLVPYFILRKNSVKNSRIDMQEKTGAVMRYLDYAVSRTRVQTGDLKEVLENKIFEIADINQHDIILYNLKGDYLLSNKEENLVGQRKIPINIVNRVLSSKSRYDIKGYDAAKDAVLTSSYLLLKNNDLEPIAIVYIPLYHDESAYFDLLDIYVKYIAIVDIFLILFSIWFSWVMSNSLAKNITKFSDMITRITLFENEMRPIRYYKNDELNALARAYNRMILQIQDQKERLRFIASEEAWREMAKQVAHEVKNPLTPMKLTIQNFERKFDPADPNIREKVKQMSKTMVDQIDVIATVASAFSEFAKLPEKNNEIINLNNEVEDILRIFNDEGIFMHANKSSIMINMDKVYLSRIITNLVTNARQAESDERKLMVNVDIEQHQRRVIISIQDNGIGIPENIYERIFEPNFTSKNSGMGLGLSMVRKMVEDYKGEITVKSEVGKGSTFTITLPTNL; encoded by the coding sequence ATGTATAAAGGATATAGCCTGAGAAACCGTGTCTTTTTTGGTTTCTTATTGGTATGTCTTTTAAGTGTTGTGGCTTCTTCATTGGTTCCTTATTTTATTTTAAGGAAAAATTCTGTCAAAAACAGCAGGATAGATATGCAGGAGAAAACCGGTGCCGTAATGAGATATCTTGATTACGCAGTAAGCCGGACCCGCGTGCAGACCGGTGACCTGAAGGAAGTATTGGAAAACAAAATTTTCGAAATTGCAGATATTAACCAGCATGATATTATTTTATACAACTTAAAAGGCGATTATCTTCTCTCCAATAAAGAAGAAAATCTTGTCGGGCAGAGAAAAATCCCGATCAATATTGTCAACCGGGTCCTTTCTTCAAAGTCAAGGTATGACATCAAAGGGTATGATGCTGCAAAAGATGCAGTCCTCACTTCTTCATATCTGCTTTTGAAAAACAATGACCTGGAACCTATTGCCATTGTCTATATTCCGCTTTATCATGATGAATCTGCATATTTTGACCTTCTTGATATATACGTGAAATATATTGCCATTGTAGATATATTCCTGATACTGTTCAGCATCTGGTTCAGTTGGGTCATGTCTAACAGCCTGGCAAAAAACATTACTAAATTTTCCGATATGATCACCCGCATTACATTGTTCGAGAATGAAATGCGTCCGATCAGGTATTATAAAAATGATGAACTGAATGCTTTGGCCAGAGCTTATAACCGTATGATCCTTCAGATTCAGGACCAGAAAGAACGGCTCCGTTTCATAGCTTCTGAAGAAGCCTGGCGTGAAATGGCCAAACAGGTAGCACATGAAGTAAAGAATCCTCTGACACCGATGAAACTGACCATACAGAATTTTGAACGGAAATTTGATCCCGCCGATCCCAATATAAGGGAAAAAGTAAAGCAGATGAGCAAAACCATGGTTGATCAGATCGATGTAATTGCCACGGTGGCTTCTGCATTCTCAGAATTTGCCAAGCTTCCTGAAAAAAATAATGAGATAATTAACCTGAACAACGAGGTAGAAGATATTCTCAGGATCTTTAATGATGAAGGCATTTTTATGCATGCCAATAAAAGCAGTATCATGATTAATATGGACAAGGTCTACCTTTCCAGGATTATCACCAACCTTGTAACCAATGCAAGGCAGGCAGAGAGCGATGAACGGAAATTAATGGTCAATGTAGATATAGAGCAGCACCAACGCAGGGTAATCATCTCGATACAGGATAACGGCATAGGAATCCCCGAAAATATTTACGAAAGGATTTTTGAACCGAACTTTACATCTAAAAACAGCGGAATGGGATTGGGCTTGTCCATGGTAAGAAAAATGGTGGAAGATTACAAAGGGGAAATTACCGTAAAGTCTGAAGTTGGGAAGGGCTCGACATTCACCATTACTTTACCGACGAATTTATAG
- a CDS encoding riboflavin synthase, translating to MFTGIIEAVGIIEEIQGNGSNIDFTLSCPFTNELKIDQSLAHNGCCLTVVKTEGHQYIVTAIQETLEKTNLGKWEVGTVVNLERCMKMDGRLDGHIVQGHVDRTGEVLSIENKDGSYYITITYNNTDGSFVTVPQGSITVNGISLTVANSEEHQFSVAIIPYTWEFTNMKHLKTGDKVNLEFDIIGKYIAKLINKQNVNKYV from the coding sequence ATGTTCACAGGAATAATTGAAGCAGTTGGGATAATTGAGGAGATTCAGGGGAACGGAAGCAACATTGATTTTACTTTGTCCTGCCCTTTTACAAATGAGTTAAAAATAGATCAGAGCCTGGCGCATAACGGCTGCTGCTTGACTGTAGTAAAAACGGAAGGCCATCAATACATCGTAACGGCAATCCAGGAAACACTGGAAAAAACCAATCTCGGAAAATGGGAAGTGGGGACTGTGGTGAACCTTGAACGCTGCATGAAAATGGACGGAAGGCTGGACGGACATATTGTGCAGGGCCATGTTGATAGGACAGGGGAAGTGCTGAGCATTGAAAACAAAGATGGAAGCTATTACATTACCATTACTTATAATAATACCGACGGAAGCTTTGTAACGGTTCCCCAGGGGTCCATTACAGTGAACGGGATCAGTCTTACGGTTGCCAACAGTGAAGAGCATCAGTTTTCCGTAGCGATTATTCCGTATACATGGGAATTTACCAATATGAAACATCTTAAAACCGGTGATAAAGTTAATTTGGAATTCGATATAATTGGTAAGTATATTGCTAAGTTAATTAATAAACAGAATGTCAATAAGTATGTATAA
- the pdxA gene encoding 4-hydroxythreonine-4-phosphate dehydrogenase PdxA: MSPKNHKVRVGISIGDFNGIGPEIIMKSLSDKTITDFFTPVIFGSGKLFTYQKNIFKLNVNFNYINEASQAQEGKINMVNLVKENSMVELGTPTEESTKMAIDSLEAATEALIKGEIDVLVTAPINKDEMVKMGFKHAGHTGYFEEKFNKKGLMFLVTEDLKVAVLTHHIPIAQVAENISKEKIKKQIRLLNQTLIEDFNVSRPKIAVLGLNPHSGDGGVIGNEEIEIIAPAIKELSDNGILAFGPFPADSYFQPSKYKSFDAVLAMYHDQGLAPFKTLAYEEGVNYTAGLPFIRTSPDHGTAYDIAGKGIADEQSFSEAIFTAIRIFKNRSEYNDLTSNRLQLRKMAVDNGIDEDLPQETEG, encoded by the coding sequence ATGAGCCCAAAAAACCATAAAGTACGAGTAGGAATTTCAATCGGAGATTTCAATGGCATCGGTCCGGAAATCATCATGAAATCCCTATCAGACAAAACCATTACGGACTTTTTTACGCCTGTAATTTTCGGCTCTGGAAAATTATTTACGTACCAGAAAAACATTTTCAAGCTTAACGTAAATTTCAACTATATCAATGAGGCTTCACAGGCACAGGAAGGCAAGATCAATATGGTTAACCTCGTGAAGGAAAACTCGATGGTAGAATTGGGAACCCCTACTGAAGAATCCACAAAAATGGCAATTGATTCCCTGGAAGCGGCTACTGAAGCTTTGATAAAAGGGGAGATTGATGTTTTGGTTACGGCCCCTATCAATAAAGACGAGATGGTGAAGATGGGCTTTAAACATGCCGGGCATACCGGATATTTTGAAGAAAAATTCAACAAAAAGGGACTGATGTTCCTGGTGACTGAAGATTTGAAGGTAGCCGTACTGACGCACCACATTCCCATCGCACAGGTTGCGGAGAATATCTCAAAGGAGAAAATAAAAAAACAGATCCGGCTTCTGAACCAGACGCTCATTGAAGATTTTAATGTATCAAGGCCGAAGATTGCCGTTCTGGGATTAAATCCGCACTCAGGAGACGGCGGCGTAATCGGGAACGAAGAAATTGAAATCATTGCACCGGCTATTAAAGAACTCTCTGACAACGGAATCCTTGCCTTCGGGCCTTTCCCTGCAGACAGCTATTTCCAGCCAAGCAAATACAAGAGCTTCGATGCCGTTCTTGCCATGTACCACGATCAAGGATTGGCTCCGTTTAAAACGCTTGCGTATGAAGAAGGGGTAAACTATACGGCCGGGCTTCCGTTTATCAGAACTTCTCCGGATCACGGAACCGCGTATGATATTGCAGGCAAAGGCATTGCAGATGAACAAAGCTTCAGCGAAGCTATCTTTACTGCCATCAGAATTTTTAAAAACAGGAGCGAATACAATGATTTGACGAGCAACCGGCTGCAGCTGAGAAAAATGGCTGTAGATAACGGGATTGATGAAGATTTGCCGCAGGAAACTGAGGGTTAA
- a CDS encoding DUF177 domain-containing protein, whose product MDKLRNYDISFSGLKTGKHEFRLEIDKGFFQLFDTEQEFTNPRITADVLLDKHSTFLEFDIKIKGTVELVCDITTENFDHPVENDIRVLVKFGEEYDDSEEDVITIPANDHAFNISQLIYESVVLSIPMKKVSPEVSDEDLAILDKFSPKEEEEHKSDPRWDALKNLKNKN is encoded by the coding sequence ATGGACAAGTTAAGAAACTATGATATCAGCTTTTCCGGACTGAAAACCGGCAAGCACGAGTTCAGACTTGAGATAGATAAAGGGTTCTTTCAATTGTTTGACACTGAACAGGAATTTACAAATCCCAGAATTACAGCAGATGTTTTATTAGATAAACATTCTACATTTCTGGAATTTGATATTAAAATTAAGGGAACGGTAGAATTGGTCTGTGACATCACAACTGAAAATTTTGATCACCCTGTTGAAAATGATATACGGGTTCTGGTGAAATTCGGCGAGGAATATGATGACAGCGAAGAAGACGTTATTACAATCCCAGCCAATGACCATGCTTTCAATATATCGCAGCTGATTTACGAAAGTGTCGTACTTTCCATCCCTATGAAGAAAGTATCACCGGAGGTAAGCGATGAAGATCTGGCCATACTGGATAAGTTCAGCCCGAAAGAAGAAGAAGAACACAAGAGCGATCCCCGATGGGACGCATTAAAGAATTTAAAGAATAAAAATTAA
- the rpmF gene encoding 50S ribosomal protein L32 yields MAHPKRRQSSTRRDKRRTHYKAVVPQLAKDATTGELHLYHRAHWHEGKLYYRGKVVLEKEVAATEEN; encoded by the coding sequence ATGGCACATCCAAAGAGAAGACAGTCGTCCACAAGAAGAGATAAGAGAAGAACTCACTACAAAGCGGTAGTTCCTCAATTGGCTAAAGATGCAACAACAGGAGAGCTTCACCTGTACCACAGGGCTCACTGGCATGAAGGGAAATTATACTACAGAGGAAAAGTAGTACTGGAAAAAGAAGTAGCTGCTACTGAAGAAAATTAA
- the accB gene encoding acetyl-CoA carboxylase biotin carboxyl carrier protein, which produces MDIKDIQNLIKFVSKAEVSEVKYKTKDFEITIKTPLAGSDVAYAQPAVYHTAPQQMAAAPAPAAASPISSEKTEAASDDSKYVTIKSPMIGTFYRKPSPDKEVFINVGDEVSDGKVVCVIEAMKLFNQIESEVSGKIVKILVDDATPVEYDQPLFLVDPS; this is translated from the coding sequence ATGGACATTAAAGACATACAAAATCTTATTAAGTTTGTATCCAAAGCAGAAGTTTCTGAAGTAAAGTACAAAACCAAAGATTTCGAAATCACTATTAAAACTCCATTGGCAGGAAGTGATGTTGCTTATGCTCAGCCTGCAGTTTACCATACTGCACCACAGCAGATGGCTGCGGCGCCGGCACCTGCTGCTGCATCACCGATATCTTCTGAAAAAACGGAAGCGGCATCTGATGACAGTAAATATGTAACCATCAAATCCCCTATGATCGGTACTTTCTACAGAAAGCCTTCGCCGGATAAAGAAGTGTTCATAAATGTTGGTGATGAGGTTTCAGACGGAAAAGTAGTATGCGTTATTGAAGCCATGAAGCTGTTTAACCAGATTGAATCTGAAGTAAGCGGAAAGATCGTTAAGATCTTAGTGGATGATGCTACTCCGGTAGAATATGACCAACCTTTATTCTTGGTAGATCCATCTTAA
- the accC gene encoding acetyl-CoA carboxylase biotin carboxylase subunit, with the protein MFKKILIANRGEIAMRILRTCKEMGIKTVAVYSTADKDSLHVRFADEAVCIGPAMSKDSYLKIPNIIAAAEITNADAIHPGYGFLSENANFSRICQKNGIKFIGATPEQIEKMGDKANAKATMKAAGVPCVPGSDGLIESYEHAVKIAEETGYPVMIKATAGGGGKGMRAVWKAEDLKDHWESAIQEAVAAFGNGGMYMEKLIEEPRHIEIQVAGDQFGKACHLSERDCSVQRRNQKLTEETPSPFMTDELREKMGEAAVKAAEFISYEGVGTIEFLVDKHRNFYFMEMNTRIQVEHPITEQVIDYDLIREQILLAAGTPISGVNHYPKLHSIECRINAEDPYVDFRPSPGKITGLNIPGGHGVRVDTHVYSGYTIPSNYDSMIAKLITTAQTREEAIAKMRRALEEFYIEGVKTTIPFHRQLMDNEDYLAGNYTTKFMEDFVMDRKYDNH; encoded by the coding sequence ATGTTCAAAAAAATATTAATTGCCAATCGTGGCGAAATTGCAATGCGTATTTTACGTACTTGTAAAGAAATGGGGATTAAGACCGTTGCGGTATATTCTACTGCCGATAAAGACAGCCTTCATGTAAGGTTTGCCGATGAGGCCGTTTGCATCGGCCCTGCAATGAGTAAAGATTCCTACCTGAAAATCCCCAATATTATTGCTGCGGCAGAGATTACCAATGCCGATGCGATACATCCAGGTTACGGGTTTTTATCTGAAAACGCCAATTTCTCAAGAATCTGCCAGAAGAACGGTATTAAATTCATCGGTGCCACGCCTGAACAGATTGAAAAAATGGGCGACAAAGCCAATGCAAAGGCAACCATGAAAGCGGCCGGCGTGCCTTGTGTGCCCGGTTCAGACGGATTGATTGAATCCTACGAGCATGCCGTAAAAATTGCTGAAGAAACCGGTTATCCGGTAATGATAAAAGCTACTGCAGGCGGCGGCGGAAAAGGGATGAGAGCCGTCTGGAAAGCCGAAGACCTTAAAGACCACTGGGAATCTGCAATCCAGGAAGCCGTGGCAGCATTCGGAAACGGAGGCATGTATATGGAAAAACTGATCGAAGAACCGAGGCATATTGAGATCCAGGTAGCCGGCGACCAGTTCGGTAAAGCCTGCCATCTTTCTGAAAGAGACTGTTCCGTACAAAGAAGAAACCAGAAATTGACGGAAGAAACCCCTTCTCCGTTCATGACAGACGAACTCCGTGAAAAAATGGGTGAGGCAGCTGTAAAAGCGGCGGAATTCATCAGTTACGAAGGGGTCGGGACGATTGAATTCCTTGTGGACAAGCACAGAAATTTCTATTTTATGGAAATGAACACCAGGATCCAGGTAGAGCACCCGATTACAGAACAGGTAATTGATTATGACCTGATCAGGGAGCAGATTCTCCTGGCTGCAGGAACTCCGATTTCAGGAGTTAACCATTATCCTAAACTGCATTCTATTGAGTGCAGGATCAATGCGGAAGACCCGTATGTTGATTTCAGGCCTTCTCCGGGAAAAATCACCGGATTGAATATTCCCGGAGGGCACGGAGTAAGGGTGGACACGCATGTCTATTCAGGATATACAATTCCTTCTAATTATGATTCCATGATTGCAAAGCTTATTACTACGGCCCAGACCCGTGAAGAAGCCATTGCAAAGATGAGACGTGCTCTGGAAGAGTTTTATATTGAAGGGGTAAAAACTACGATCCCTTTCCACAGGCAGCTGATGGATAATGAAGATTATCTTGCCGGAAACTACACGACAAAATTCATGGAAGATTTTGTAATGGACAGAAAATATGATAATCACTAA
- the tssD gene encoding type VI secretion system tube protein TssD encodes MAEKNSRGILKFNGGEGQKLLKLNYSVSRSTDVSGRVASDPSDALIKITVEATEKSDILESLLNGKYKPTTGEITFNKSHEEGTLTTLKWENGYVIQHEVDFDAVDDNSMYISFVVSAEQIDLGTSSYRGEWPTS; translated from the coding sequence ATGGCAGAAAAAAATTCAAGAGGAATTTTAAAATTCAACGGCGGAGAAGGACAGAAGCTATTAAAGCTTAACTACAGTGTATCCCGTTCCACAGACGTATCAGGAAGAGTGGCATCTGACCCTTCTGATGCACTGATTAAAATTACAGTGGAAGCTACAGAAAAATCAGACATTCTGGAAAGCCTACTTAACGGCAAATACAAGCCAACCACCGGAGAAATTACTTTTAACAAGTCTCACGAAGAAGGAACATTAACTACTTTGAAGTGGGAAAACGGATATGTAATCCAGCATGAAGTAGATTTCGATGCCGTAGATGACAACAGCATGTACATTTCATTTGTTGTGAGTGCAGAGCAGATTGATCTTGGAACTTCTTCTTACAGAGGAGAATGGCCGACTTCTTAA
- a CDS encoding type VI secretion system Vgr family protein, whose translation MEESNFSFRPNSYKTPDNADKISGNHISGINRVVKLDIVIEGKSVSHFKHFRLQQSARRHHHFELILAHDSLGATQNHNLEEARQFLGKRITVIFKYKDYENESPERTFVGVITKAAFSQEKMSLGNIVLKGQSPTILMDSAPHTQSFGGTQAVNTGIIADKIIKEALSSSKFDFRVDPQNKSYINYSSQYNETHYNFLARTAEAYGEQFYYDGEVLHFGKLPPSEKPVRLIYGSNVSDVQVELKAVHIKPEFFGYNSSSHTKMEGAENSIRHPGEIPAKAYELNSNIFKTRSLSPAPVNANMIVDLDDSQKSAAGSAAVEVFTVSGNTTVPFLYPGCCADIEMRRPDTSDTSYFTKVTVTEVIHDVNARGYYTGSFEAVAEGTGFMPKPDFIIPDAQPQIATVISNTDPMNQGRIQVQFDWQRNPDMTHFIRMMSPDAGGTDAVSQNRGFVAIPEVGDQVMVGFEYHHPDFPFAMGGMFHGQVALGGGLNNHIKSIQTRSGNKIIFNDQDGSIFIEDPSGNTYLMDGKGNITVNAPKNMTFTAGENIQINAGRNIIASAQRNVNIMAGEDITETANDDYNLTASNIIETAEAGRSSRAKNIAENMEAGSYISTKDAINVESAKEVNINSGKQVKMQ comes from the coding sequence ATGGAAGAAAGCAATTTTTCATTCCGCCCTAACTCCTATAAGACCCCTGACAATGCAGATAAGATCTCCGGGAACCATATTTCCGGGATTAACCGTGTGGTAAAGCTTGATATTGTAATAGAAGGAAAATCCGTCAGTCACTTCAAGCATTTCCGGTTACAGCAGAGTGCAAGGCGGCATCATCATTTTGAGCTTATTCTCGCTCATGATTCTCTAGGAGCCACACAGAACCATAATCTTGAGGAGGCCCGCCAGTTCTTAGGCAAGCGGATCACCGTAATTTTTAAATACAAGGATTATGAAAATGAAAGCCCTGAAAGAACTTTTGTAGGGGTTATTACCAAAGCGGCATTCAGCCAGGAAAAGATGAGCCTCGGCAATATTGTCCTTAAAGGCCAGAGCCCTACCATCCTCATGGATTCTGCCCCTCATACACAGAGCTTTGGAGGCACACAGGCTGTGAATACGGGAATTATTGCAGATAAAATTATTAAAGAAGCATTAAGTTCTTCTAAATTCGACTTTAGGGTGGATCCCCAGAATAAAAGTTATATCAATTACAGCTCACAGTACAACGAAACGCATTATAATTTCCTTGCAAGAACTGCAGAAGCGTATGGTGAACAGTTTTATTATGACGGCGAAGTCCTTCATTTCGGGAAACTCCCGCCATCTGAAAAACCGGTCCGTCTTATTTACGGCAGCAATGTAAGCGATGTACAGGTAGAACTGAAAGCAGTACATATAAAGCCTGAATTTTTCGGGTATAACAGCAGCAGCCACACTAAAATGGAAGGTGCTGAAAACAGCATCCGGCATCCGGGGGAAATTCCGGCTAAGGCCTATGAACTGAACAGCAATATCTTTAAGACACGCTCACTCTCCCCTGCCCCGGTTAATGCTAATATGATTGTAGATCTTGATGATTCGCAGAAAAGTGCGGCAGGAAGTGCGGCAGTAGAAGTTTTTACCGTTTCAGGGAATACTACGGTTCCGTTTCTGTATCCGGGGTGCTGTGCAGATATTGAAATGCGCAGGCCCGATACCAGCGATACCTCTTATTTTACAAAAGTAACGGTTACAGAAGTTATCCATGATGTCAATGCAAGAGGATATTACACCGGAAGTTTTGAAGCAGTGGCTGAGGGAACAGGGTTTATGCCTAAACCGGATTTTATTATTCCTGATGCACAGCCGCAGATCGCAACAGTCATTTCCAATACCGATCCTATGAACCAGGGAAGGATACAGGTACAGTTTGACTGGCAGAGAAATCCTGATATGACCCATTTTATCAGAATGATGAGCCCTGATGCAGGCGGGACGGATGCCGTTAGCCAGAACAGGGGCTTTGTAGCCATTCCTGAAGTAGGAGACCAGGTGATGGTAGGTTTTGAATACCATCACCCGGACTTTCCCTTTGCCATGGGCGGAATGTTTCATGGACAGGTAGCTTTGGGAGGCGGACTTAATAACCATATCAAATCCATTCAGACCAGAAGCGGCAATAAAATTATCTTCAATGATCAGGATGGAAGCATTTTTATAGAAGATCCTAGCGGAAACACCTATTTAATGGACGGGAAAGGAAATATTACCGTAAATGCACCTAAAAATATGACATTTACTGCAGGAGAAAATATACAGATCAATGCAGGCCGCAACATTATTGCTTCCGCACAGAGAAACGTCAACATTATGGCTGGTGAGGATATTACTGAAACGGCAAACGACGATTATAACCTGACAGCCAGCAACATTATTGAAACGGCAGAAGCGGGCAGAAGCTCCAGGGCAAAAAACATTGCGGAAAATATGGAAGCCGGCTCTTATATCAGCACTAAGGATGCAATCAATGTAGAAAGCGCTAAGGAGGTTAACATCAATAGCGGCAAACAGGTAAAAATGCAGTAA
- a CDS encoding DUF3289 family protein codes for MAGEGGNIIRNVFGKSYKEAEHIMKDASRGSLDFKSPQENTFYGKKGGKKLDEYQAKKDNTLLVTKLEGPLDDGGGKIRKPREGEKHWFRATFNRPAAKSEYKKLLWQLKINGASIPFFIDYSSLEGNTQTIQVKLPCYDMRAYAYFKSPIDKVSVEIKTNNPLPVYIDRFKVKGKDRQGVNLADDLCYGLGISNQYPSRYTLQDIESKGIWIKSEISNKTNEELWTGFKRMVTDLFSVGELETVALDMIEKFRRSEGGEYTNPVLTKHVQEHPSSKRFCISIEDEIADRIKKNNGNTASIEDDEIHFTDNESGKFGNRGWGHPQFSTLKDTFLGGLTICMNDTWAYEVKLTGFSKTGNGAYDATYKVTLYDHFGLDMPDIEKKYYYLLGFRYWFILQHIRGYKPFITKVEFEKTFRENISAGKAERQSRRRAVKEREDHLRNMGRRRPGEY; via the coding sequence ATGGCTGGCGAGGGCGGAAATATCATAAGGAATGTCTTTGGCAAATCTTACAAGGAAGCAGAACACATCATGAAAGATGCTTCCCGGGGAAGCCTTGACTTTAAATCACCACAGGAAAATACTTTTTACGGTAAAAAAGGAGGAAAGAAACTGGATGAGTACCAGGCTAAAAAAGACAATACGCTGCTGGTAACGAAACTGGAAGGCCCGCTTGATGACGGCGGTGGAAAAATACGCAAACCTAGAGAGGGGGAAAAACACTGGTTCAGGGCCACGTTCAACAGGCCTGCCGCAAAAAGTGAATACAAAAAGCTATTGTGGCAGCTGAAGATCAACGGAGCCTCTATCCCTTTCTTTATAGATTATTCTTCCCTGGAAGGAAATACACAGACCATACAGGTGAAACTGCCTTGCTATGATATGCGTGCTTATGCCTATTTTAAAAGCCCGATTGACAAAGTAAGTGTAGAGATAAAAACAAACAACCCACTCCCTGTTTATATTGACAGATTTAAAGTCAAAGGAAAAGACAGGCAGGGGGTCAATTTAGCAGATGATTTATGTTACGGCCTCGGAATATCCAATCAGTATCCGTCAAGATACACGCTTCAGGATATAGAAAGTAAAGGAATCTGGATTAAATCAGAGATCAGCAATAAAACGAATGAAGAATTGTGGACAGGCTTTAAGCGGATGGTGACTGATCTTTTCTCCGTAGGGGAACTGGAAACGGTTGCATTGGATATGATTGAAAAATTCAGGAGAAGTGAAGGTGGTGAGTATACCAATCCTGTTTTGACAAAGCATGTGCAGGAACACCCTTCAAGTAAAAGGTTCTGCATAAGTATTGAAGATGAAATTGCTGACAGAATTAAAAAGAACAACGGGAATACAGCTTCCATTGAGGATGATGAAATACACTTCACCGATAATGAAAGTGGAAAATTCGGGAACCGCGGCTGGGGACACCCGCAGTTTTCAACATTGAAAGATACGTTTTTAGGCGGCCTTACCATCTGTATGAATGATACATGGGCATATGAGGTAAAGTTAACGGGATTCAGCAAAACAGGTAACGGAGCTTATGATGCTACCTACAAAGTAACGTTATATGACCATTTTGGCCTTGATATGCCTGATATAGAAAAGAAATACTATTACCTGCTCGGGTTCAGATATTGGTTTATCCTGCAGCACATCAGGGGATACAAACCTTTTATCACTAAAGTGGAATTTGAAAAGACCTTTAGAGAGAATATTTCTGCCGGAAAAGCTGAGCGCCAAAGCCGGAGAAGGGCTGTAAAAGAACGGGAAGACCATCTTAGAAATATGGGGCGGAGAAGACCGGGAGAATATTAA